A stretch of DNA from Methylomicrobium lacus LW14:
GCGATCAGCAACGGCGCCGCCGATGCCGTGTCCAGTTCGATAAGCAGGCCGCGTTCGGCATAGCGGTGCTTCAGTTGCCCGACGACTTCGTGCAATAGGCATTCGTGCTTACTCGGCAGCGTCGCATCCGCATGCGCGAGTTCGAGCAGGCGGTTGACCAGCTGTCTGAGCCGGTGCGTATCGGCCAGGAGATTTGCGATGAAGCGCTGCCGGCGCTCCTCGGGCATCGTGTCGAGATGATCCTGCAACAGTTCCAGCGCGCCCTGGATCGAAGTCAGCGGCGTTTTGAATTCATGCGAAACATGGGTCGCGAAGCGGCGGATGTAGTCGGTCCGCTCCGAAAGCGCCCGTGACATGTCCGCAAAACTCGCCGAAAGCTGGGCGATTTCCTGAGTAACCGGATTTTGCAAGGGCTCGATCAGCTTTTGTTCGCCGCTTTTAAGTTTTTCGGTCTGCCGGATCAACTCCCGGATCGGCCGCGCGATCGACGAGGAGACCAGCATCACGATCGTGACCACGATCAACAACAGGCTGACGCCGGCCAGCAGCACGCGGCCCTTGACCGCATAGAGATGTTTCAGGATGTTGTTCGGCGTGCGCGACAAATAGAACACGCCTTGCAGGCGGCCGTTTTCGATCACCGGGAACGCGATGAATACGCGGATGTTCGCGCCGCGGCTGATCGAATACAAAGGCGGCGGCGGTTCGTCCGAGATGCGCTGGCGGATCACGCTCGCATAGCGCCCTTGCAAGGCTTCCTCGACTTCCGGGATAGGCGCGAGCGATGCGCCGACCTCTTCGCGCCCGGCGATTACGATGCCGTTCGGGTCGAGCAAACGGATGCCGGACAACGTGATATGCTGCGTATCCTGCAAGACCGGGCGCAATAACAGACCGGCGCGGCGCGCCAGCTCGTCGGGCAAAGCCTGTGCGGCTGCCGCCGGGGGGCGCGGCGAAAGGATAGTATCGAACAAGCTCAATCCCGGAAAGATTGGCGCGTAAGGGGCATTCTGCGGCAGCGGATAAGTTCCCGCATAGGCCTGGATTTCGGAGCGATCTTGCAGAACCCGTCCGTAGGGTTTACCGTTCGTTTGCAGATTGCGCAGCAGCTGCCGGTAACTCGCGGACAAGGCCGCCGCCTGCGCGATCAATTCCCGCTCGGTCTGCTGCACCAGTTCGTTTTCATAGATCCGGAAGAAATACAGCCCGCCCAGCGGCAGCGCCAGCACCATCAGCATCACGCACAACAGGATATTGCGCAGTCGGAACAGCCGGCGGCGCCAAAACGGCAATTTGAAGCTCACTCGCATCCGGCCAGTTGATAGCCGACGCCGTGCACCGTCTCGATCGCGGCCTGGCATCCCGCCTCGCCGAGTTTTTGCCGGATATGGCGAATGTGGCTGTCGATCGTGCGGTCGCTGACATAGACGTTGTTGTCGTAAGCGCTCTGCATGATCCGGTCACGGCTGAATACGCGGGCGGGATGGCGGATCAACAGCTGCAATATCGCAAATTCGGTCGCGGTCAGGCCGACCGCGATGCCGTCCCACAGCACCTTGTGCTGAGAGGGTAAAACGCTGAGCCTGCCGTGCCGCAGCAGCAATTCAGTCGCGTCCGCCTTCGGCAAAGCCTGCGCGCGCCGCAGAATCACGTTGACCCTGGCGACCAGCTCGCGCGGACTGAAAGGCTTGGTCACATAATCGTCGCCGCCGATTTCGAGGCCGAGTATCCGGTCTATTTCATCGTCGCGCGAAGACAGAAACAGGATCGGCACCTCGGAGTGTTTGCGGATTTCGCGGCAGACTTCCAGGCCGTCGAACTCCGGCATGTTGATGTCGAGCACGATCAGATCGCAAGGATCGGCGCGGAATGCCTCCAGCGCGCGCCGTCCGTCTTCGGCCTGCCACACCTGCATACCGGCCTTTTCGAGCGCAAAACCGATCACGTCCCGGATATGGGCATCGTCGTCGGCAACGAGTATGCGTTTGCTCATCAGGCGTCCTAAGCTGTCAAAAAATCATGCGGATCAATATAGAACATTCTAAGCCATCCGCTCGGCATTCCGAAACCGTAGTTCGAAGGCTTGGGCAACAGGCTCATGATTGAGTAATGCAGATGCGGCGGCTTGCCACGCGCGTTGCCGCTGGTGCCGACCGCGCCGATCGCCTCGCCTGAGCGCACGATCTCGAAGGCGCGCACGTCGACTCTCTGCAAATGCGCGTAATAATGCAGCCGCCATTTGGCGCCGAGCAGCAAGGCCACATGGCCGCCGCGCGGCAAATCGCCCGCATACAGCGTCACCCCGCCGGTCGCCGCGAGCACCGGCGCGCCTGCTTTAGCAAAAATATCGATGCCTTTGTGCACGATCGAGCGTCCCCAAGGATAATGCCAGAAGGCATGCGGATTCCAATCGGCGGGCCTCGCGCCCTCCACTGGAATCCGGTGGGTTTCCGGCAAAACAAAACCGAGAGCCACAATGATCAGCAATAGCGCGAACTTGCCGATTTTACGCATGCGCCGTCTCCTTTTCTGATGCCAACTGCGCCGTTGCGTCCGCATCGCCCTGCCCGGTCAACAGATACCAGTCGAGATGCCGCGTCGCCAGCATCAAACCGGCCAGCACGCCGAACAACAGCAGGCTGCCCATCAGCATCGCATAATCTTCCGCCTGCAGGATCACATAGAGCACCGCATACAGCAGAGAAAGGCCCGAACCCAGCAAGAGACCGAATCTGCGGCTGCGCAGTATCGCGCCGAAATAGCAGGTCAACAAGGCGGCACAGGCGAACGCGCCGATCAGATAAGCATAGAAAAACCGGATATGCTCGGACAGCGCGATCAGCAGCAAATAGAACATCAGCAGCGCGGTGCCGACCAGCGCATACTGCACCGGATGCACGCGCAATTTTTTCAACAGTTCGAACAGGATCAACACGACGAAGGTCAGCACGATGAACAGCTCCGCGTATTTGATGCTGCGTTCGGATTCCTGATAGACATCGACCGGTTTCAGCAAATCGAAACCGACCGCAGTGTCGAGCAAGGCCAGGCAATTGCCTTTTCGGCAGGTATCCAGGGCGCCGCTGACATTGTACGAAAAGGACGAGGCGCGCCAGATCGCGCTGAAGCCGTCTTTGCCGATTTCGCGCTGTTCCGGCAGCAACTGGCCGGTAAAGCTCGGATGCGGCCAATTCGCCTTCAGGCTCACGTCGGACTCTGCCGCGAGCAAGGCAAAATTCATCGCTCTCATGCCCCGAAGTTCCAGCTTGAACGCAAACGGCAGACTCTCTGCGGCCGGCTCCAGCTTCAGAGCGGGCAACACCGCATGCATGCCGGCCGTCGCATCATGCAGATTCCCGCCCGGTTTGAACGGTAGACTGGACTGCCCCCAGGTCAATGCCGAAGGAGCCACCACGCCGCGCTGATCGCGCACCAGCACGCTCAGCTGCGGCTTGTCAAAGCGAATCGCGTTGTCCTTGTTCCGGGCCAATAAATCCAGAACCGGCTGCGTGTTGAACTTGCCCGCAACCTCGACCTGGCTCTGATAGACCGGCACCTGGTAAATCCCGCGGTAGCGTTCGGAACTGTCCAACTGGCTGGAAACATGCAACTGTTCCGGAATTAGATAGAGCGCATCGGACAGCGTCGCTTCTTTCACGATTTCCCTCTCTTTTCGGTTGCCATCGATGATTTTTTCCTTGGTATGATAGGTCAACACATAAGGCAGCACCAGTAGCGGCCCCGCCAGCGTTTGCGCGCCGGGCCAGCTTTGGCCGATGCTGTCGTAGGCCTGCTGCCGCCAGCCTTGCCGCTCATAGACCACGCCCCCGATATAGGCGCGCGGAATCAACAGCAATAGTATCAAGCCGAAAATAACGCCCAGTTTCAGATAAAAATTGTTTTTCATGATAGATGACTCCTGTGATTGATCGTCATGTCAAAATTTACCCGGACGCCTTGCAGATCGCGCGTCGGGGATTTGCAATTTCAGCGATTTATTGTGCAGTTTTCGTGCAGAACCGGAAGTCCTGTAAGTTCAGAGCGAATGACGGCCGCTTTCGTATATAATGGGCGGTTTATTTATCGATTTATTTTTTGCAACCGTTTTTTCCCGATGCCGAAAAAGAAAAGTCCGACGTTGTTTGAAGACTCGCTCGCCGAGCTCGAAGCGCTGGTCAACCAGCTCGAACAGGGCGACATTTCGCTGGAAGAGTCGCTGAAATCGTTTGAACGCGGCGTTTTTCTGACCCGCACCTGTCAACAGGCCTTGCAGGAGGCCGAACAGAAGGTTCAGATTTTATTGGAAAAGAACGGCGCGTCATCCCTGGAGCCTTTTACTGATGAGTAATGCGTTAAAAGAATACCTGAGCCTAAGCCAAAACCGCGTCGAACGGGCGCTCGAAACGCGTCTGCCGAGCGACACCATCCTGCCGCAAAAACTGCATCAGGCGATGCGCTATTGCGTGCTGGACGGCGGCAAACGGATGCGTCCCTTGCTGACCTACTGCACCGGCAAGACGCTAGGCATCGCGCCGGAAGAACTCGACGGCCCGGCCTGCGCCGTCGAATTGATCCATGTGTATTCATTAATCCATGACGACCTGCCCGCGATGGATGACGATGACTTGCGCCG
This window harbors:
- a CDS encoding sensor histidine kinase, which encodes MSFKLPFWRRRLFRLRNILLCVMLMVLALPLGGLYFFRIYENELVQQTERELIAQAAALSASYRQLLRNLQTNGKPYGRVLQDRSEIQAYAGTYPLPQNAPYAPIFPGLSLFDTILSPRPPAAAAQALPDELARRAGLLLRPVLQDTQHITLSGIRLLDPNGIVIAGREEVGASLAPIPEVEEALQGRYASVIRQRISDEPPPPLYSISRGANIRVFIAFPVIENGRLQGVFYLSRTPNNILKHLYAVKGRVLLAGVSLLLIVVTIVMLVSSSIARPIRELIRQTEKLKSGEQKLIEPLQNPVTQEIAQLSASFADMSRALSERTDYIRRFATHVSHEFKTPLTSIQGALELLQDHLDTMPEERRQRFIANLLADTHRLRQLVNRLLELAHADATLPSKHECLLHEVVGQLKHRYAERGLLIELDTASAAPLLIAPEVLELVLVNLFENSLQHGADRVNIHLERLDERMLIGLQDNGAGISRENRNKIFTPFFTTRRNAGGTGLGLEIAASLLKAYGAEIELGESGQGALFWLRLPAPKRAPV
- a CDS encoding response regulator transcription factor → MSKRILVADDDAHIRDVIGFALEKAGMQVWQAEDGRRALEAFRADPCDLIVLDINMPEFDGLEVCREIRKHSEVPILFLSSRDDEIDRILGLEIGGDDYVTKPFSPRELVARVNVILRRAQALPKADATELLLRHGRLSVLPSQHKVLWDGIAVGLTATEFAILQLLIRHPARVFSRDRIMQSAYDNNVYVSDRTIDSHIRHIRQKLGEAGCQAAIETVHGVGYQLAGCE
- a CDS encoding M23 family metallopeptidase: MRKIGKFALLLIIVALGFVLPETHRIPVEGARPADWNPHAFWHYPWGRSIVHKGIDIFAKAGAPVLAATGGVTLYAGDLPRGGHVALLLGAKWRLHYYAHLQRVDVRAFEIVRSGEAIGAVGTSGNARGKPPHLHYSIMSLLPKPSNYGFGMPSGWLRMFYIDPHDFLTA
- the creD gene encoding cell envelope integrity protein CreD, producing the protein MKNNFYLKLGVIFGLILLLLIPRAYIGGVVYERQGWRQQAYDSIGQSWPGAQTLAGPLLVLPYVLTYHTKEKIIDGNRKEREIVKEATLSDALYLIPEQLHVSSQLDSSERYRGIYQVPVYQSQVEVAGKFNTQPVLDLLARNKDNAIRFDKPQLSVLVRDQRGVVAPSALTWGQSSLPFKPGGNLHDATAGMHAVLPALKLEPAAESLPFAFKLELRGMRAMNFALLAAESDVSLKANWPHPSFTGQLLPEQREIGKDGFSAIWRASSFSYNVSGALDTCRKGNCLALLDTAVGFDLLKPVDVYQESERSIKYAELFIVLTFVVLILFELLKKLRVHPVQYALVGTALLMFYLLLIALSEHIRFFYAYLIGAFACAALLTCYFGAILRSRRFGLLLGSGLSLLYAVLYVILQAEDYAMLMGSLLLFGVLAGLMLATRHLDWYLLTGQGDADATAQLASEKETAHA
- a CDS encoding exodeoxyribonuclease VII small subunit produces the protein MPKKKSPTLFEDSLAELEALVNQLEQGDISLEESLKSFERGVFLTRTCQQALQEAEQKVQILLEKNGASSLEPFTDE